One window from the genome of Thioflexithrix psekupsensis encodes:
- a CDS encoding heme exporter protein CcmD, with protein MLEPNLTHIAGAKWLGGALMPASLVVIGGVLVWQLWQSKKAIRQLAQQEQYQN; from the coding sequence ATGCTTGAACCCAATTTAACCCATATCGCTGGGGCAAAGTGGTTAGGTGGCGCGTTAATGCCTGCGTCGTTGGTGGTGATTGGTGGTGTATTGGTGTGGCAATTGTGGCAATCGAAAAAAGCCATTCGCCAATTGGCACAGCAAGAAC